Proteins found in one Crassostrea angulata isolate pt1a10 chromosome 3, ASM2561291v2, whole genome shotgun sequence genomic segment:
- the LOC128176137 gene encoding uncharacterized protein LOC128176137 isoform X1, protein MSFFQVPITMAERIETSNILWQEQAEVEARKNRDLRCQHGSGPSNIFILDISSSIGDEGVRQMKEAFTTIIDEYSKHPDIDENVAVIICGRETKFLRYFSNQYEDIKSCLDDIEFGGPSPLTAAFLLSLGGLRNDASNICWMANFHFHQRLILISDGRPTDFTIISADDTPVMETDEAKGHLLQITEKIGRVHPIFCIPIGSNPNLTILEFISGQSKGGKIIRYHDAMQLGKCSYNLRAASVMLQTMKNDCHDKERIVTSLALHVPYTAFTEKDKEDIFEMCTRKTLFCSYVEQKVESGEETDLLIERNPIMPCLGSRVRRGRDWKWDNQDNMGPGTVIGHHIKDGWLHVEWDTSAISSYRYGYSRAELNKYDVRVCHEPRILENEMIATGCLVTRGTDWEWDDQDGGAGNIGSVISVQSTGIVFVRWRNGFISQYRFGCHGKFDLTICDPFSEESIDYLKEQVRNAALNYPNGDQESFSEGDALGLPSNRPAISEKAQSVDTLTKPILHVVKGKYFKNSEGVDKITPENRRGRPMNQWFWKDDKGKWNPYSIEMNDRINECYKRDPKSTVVVTVQDQSYRVVMSKSLHINLTTKEESEVKLVKNGANL, encoded by the exons ATGTCATTCTTTCAGGTTCCAATTACTATGGCAGAGCGAATAGAAACGTCCAACATTCTCTGGCAGGAACAGGCAGAAGTTGAAGCCCGAAAAA ATCGCGATTTGCGTTGTCAACATGGCAGTGGTCCATCTAATATCTTCATTTTGGATATATCTTCAAGTATTGGGGATGAAGGTGTTCGGCAAATGAAGGAGGCCTTTACTACTATCATTGATG AGTATTCAAAACATCCAGACATTGACGAGAACGTAGCAGTCATAATTTGTGGACGAGAAACCAAGTTTCTACGTTACTTTTCTAACCAATATGAAGATATCAAAAGTTGCCTAG ATGATATTGAGTTTGGAGGACCGTCACCTCTTACTGCAGCATTCCTGTTATCTCTTGGAGGTCTGCGTAATGATGCTA GTAACATTTGCTGGATGGCAAACTTTCACTTTCACCAAAGATTAATTCTTATTTCTGATGGAAGACCAACAGATTTTACCATTATTTCTGCTGATGACACTCCTGTAATGGAAACGGATGAG GCTAAAGGTCATTTGCTACAAATTACGGAAAAAATAGGTAGAGTTCATCCAATATTCTGTATTCCGATTGGAAGCAATCCTAATTTG ACAATATTGGAATTTATCAGTGGGCAGTCAAAAGGAGGAAAAATTATTCGTTACCATGATGCAATGCAATTGGGAAAATGTTCCTATAATCTg AGAGCTGCTTCTGTGATGTTGCAAACGATGAAAAATGATTGCCACGACAAAGAACGTATTGTAACGTCGCTTGCCCTTCATGTTCCTTACACTGCGTTCACTGAAAAAGACAAG GAAGACATCTTTGAAATGTGCACCAGAAAGacattattttgttcatatGTTGAGCAAAAAGTAGAGTCCGGCGAAGAAACAGACTTGTTAATAGAAAGAAATCCTATAATGCCTTGTTTAGGATCAAGGGTTAGGCGTGGGCGGGACTGGAAGTGGGATAATCAGGACAATATGGGACCTGGTACAGTAATAGGGCATCATATAAAAG ATGGGTGGTTACACGTGGAATGGGATACAAGTGCGATCAGTAGTTACAGGTATGGATATTCCCGTGCAGAGTTGAATAAATATGACGTCAGAGTGTGCCATGAACCAAGAATTTTGGAGAACGAAATGATTGCCACGGGCTGTCTTGTCACTAGAG GAACAGACTGGGAATGGGACGACCAAGATGGCGGTGCTGGAAATATTGGATCGGTGATTTCAGTTCAAAGCACCGGAATTGTCTTC gttCGTTGGCGAAATGGCTTTATAAGTCAATATAGATTTGGATGTCATGGAAAATTTGACCTTACGATTTG TGATCCATTCTCAGAAGAGTCCATCGATTATCTCAAAGAGCAAGTACGCAACGCTGCCCTTAATTACCCAAACGGAGATCAAGAAAGTTTCAGTGAGG GTGATGCATTGGGTTTACCTAGTAACAGACCAGCAATATCAGAAAAGGCACAAAGTGTTGATACGTTAACTAAACCAATATTACACGTTGTCAAAGGAAAGTACTTTAAGAATAGCGAGGGGGTTGACAAAATAACACCAGAAAATCGAAGAGGTAGACCAATGAATCAATGGTTCTGGAAAGATGACAAAGGGAAATGGAATCCATATTCGATAGAAATGAATGACAGAATAAACGAATGTTACAAACGTGACCCAAAGTCAACTGTTGTTGTCACGGTCCAGGATCAGTC
- the LOC128176137 gene encoding uncharacterized protein LOC128176137 isoform X3: MSFFQVPITMAERIETSNILWQEQAEVEARKNRDLRCQHGSGPSNIFILDISSSIGDEGVRQMKEAFTTIIDEYSKHPDIDENVAVIICGRETKFLRYFSNQYEDIKSCLDDIEFGGPSPLTAAFLLSLGGLRNDASNICWMANFHFHQRLILISDGRPTDFTIISADDTPVMETDEAKGHLLQITEKIGRVHPIFCIPIGSNPNLTILEFISGQSKGGKIIRYHDAMQLGKCSYNLRAASVMLQTMKNDCHDKERIVTSLALHVPYTAFTEKDKEDIFEMCTRKTLFCSYVEQKVESGEETDLLIERNPIMPCLGSRVRRGRDWKWDNQDNMGPGTVIGHHIKDGWLHVEWDTSAISSYRYGYSRAELNKYDVRVCHEPRILENEMIATGCLVTRGTDWEWDDQDGGAGNIGSVISVQSTGIVFVRWRNGFISQYRFGCHGKFDLTICDPFSEESIDYLKEQVRNAALNYPNGDQESFSEGDALGLPSNRPAISEKAQSVDTLTKPILHVVKGKYFKNSEGVDKITPENRRGRPMNQWFWKDDKGKWNPYSIEMNDRINECYKRDPKSTVVVTVQDQSVVMSKSLHINLTTKEESEVKLVKNGANL, translated from the exons ATGTCATTCTTTCAGGTTCCAATTACTATGGCAGAGCGAATAGAAACGTCCAACATTCTCTGGCAGGAACAGGCAGAAGTTGAAGCCCGAAAAA ATCGCGATTTGCGTTGTCAACATGGCAGTGGTCCATCTAATATCTTCATTTTGGATATATCTTCAAGTATTGGGGATGAAGGTGTTCGGCAAATGAAGGAGGCCTTTACTACTATCATTGATG AGTATTCAAAACATCCAGACATTGACGAGAACGTAGCAGTCATAATTTGTGGACGAGAAACCAAGTTTCTACGTTACTTTTCTAACCAATATGAAGATATCAAAAGTTGCCTAG ATGATATTGAGTTTGGAGGACCGTCACCTCTTACTGCAGCATTCCTGTTATCTCTTGGAGGTCTGCGTAATGATGCTA GTAACATTTGCTGGATGGCAAACTTTCACTTTCACCAAAGATTAATTCTTATTTCTGATGGAAGACCAACAGATTTTACCATTATTTCTGCTGATGACACTCCTGTAATGGAAACGGATGAG GCTAAAGGTCATTTGCTACAAATTACGGAAAAAATAGGTAGAGTTCATCCAATATTCTGTATTCCGATTGGAAGCAATCCTAATTTG ACAATATTGGAATTTATCAGTGGGCAGTCAAAAGGAGGAAAAATTATTCGTTACCATGATGCAATGCAATTGGGAAAATGTTCCTATAATCTg AGAGCTGCTTCTGTGATGTTGCAAACGATGAAAAATGATTGCCACGACAAAGAACGTATTGTAACGTCGCTTGCCCTTCATGTTCCTTACACTGCGTTCACTGAAAAAGACAAG GAAGACATCTTTGAAATGTGCACCAGAAAGacattattttgttcatatGTTGAGCAAAAAGTAGAGTCCGGCGAAGAAACAGACTTGTTAATAGAAAGAAATCCTATAATGCCTTGTTTAGGATCAAGGGTTAGGCGTGGGCGGGACTGGAAGTGGGATAATCAGGACAATATGGGACCTGGTACAGTAATAGGGCATCATATAAAAG ATGGGTGGTTACACGTGGAATGGGATACAAGTGCGATCAGTAGTTACAGGTATGGATATTCCCGTGCAGAGTTGAATAAATATGACGTCAGAGTGTGCCATGAACCAAGAATTTTGGAGAACGAAATGATTGCCACGGGCTGTCTTGTCACTAGAG GAACAGACTGGGAATGGGACGACCAAGATGGCGGTGCTGGAAATATTGGATCGGTGATTTCAGTTCAAAGCACCGGAATTGTCTTC gttCGTTGGCGAAATGGCTTTATAAGTCAATATAGATTTGGATGTCATGGAAAATTTGACCTTACGATTTG TGATCCATTCTCAGAAGAGTCCATCGATTATCTCAAAGAGCAAGTACGCAACGCTGCCCTTAATTACCCAAACGGAGATCAAGAAAGTTTCAGTGAGG GTGATGCATTGGGTTTACCTAGTAACAGACCAGCAATATCAGAAAAGGCACAAAGTGTTGATACGTTAACTAAACCAATATTACACGTTGTCAAAGGAAAGTACTTTAAGAATAGCGAGGGGGTTGACAAAATAACACCAGAAAATCGAAGAGGTAGACCAATGAATCAATGGTTCTGGAAAGATGACAAAGGGAAATGGAATCCATATTCGATAGAAATGAATGACAGAATAAACGAATGTTACAAACGTGACCCAAAGTCAACTGTTGTTGTCACGGTCCAGGATCAGTC
- the LOC128176137 gene encoding uncharacterized protein LOC128176137 isoform X2: MSFFQVPITMAERIETSNILWQEQAEVEARKNRDLRCQHGSGPSNIFILDISSSIGDEGVRQMKEAFTTIIDEYSKHPDIDENVAVIICGRETKFLRYFSNQYEDIKSCLDDIEFGGPSPLTAAFLLSLGGLRNDASNICWMANFHFHQRLILISDGRPTDFTIISADDTPVMETDEAKGHLLQITEKIGRVHPIFCIPIGSNPNLTILEFISGQSKGGKIIRYHDAMQLGKCSYNLRAASVMLQTMKNDCHDKERIVTSLALHVPYTAFTEKDKEDIFEMCTRKTLFCSYVEQKVESGEETDLLIERNPIMPCLGSRVRRGRDWKWDNQDNMGPGTVIGHHIKDGWLHVEWDTSAISSYRYGYSRAELNKYDVRVCHEPRILENEMIATGCLVTRGTDWEWDDQDGGAGNIGSVISVQSTGIVFVRWRNGFISQYRFGCHGKFDLTICDPFSEESIDYLKEQVRNAALNYPNGDQESFSDALGLPSNRPAISEKAQSVDTLTKPILHVVKGKYFKNSEGVDKITPENRRGRPMNQWFWKDDKGKWNPYSIEMNDRINECYKRDPKSTVVVTVQDQSYRVVMSKSLHINLTTKEESEVKLVKNGANL, translated from the exons ATGTCATTCTTTCAGGTTCCAATTACTATGGCAGAGCGAATAGAAACGTCCAACATTCTCTGGCAGGAACAGGCAGAAGTTGAAGCCCGAAAAA ATCGCGATTTGCGTTGTCAACATGGCAGTGGTCCATCTAATATCTTCATTTTGGATATATCTTCAAGTATTGGGGATGAAGGTGTTCGGCAAATGAAGGAGGCCTTTACTACTATCATTGATG AGTATTCAAAACATCCAGACATTGACGAGAACGTAGCAGTCATAATTTGTGGACGAGAAACCAAGTTTCTACGTTACTTTTCTAACCAATATGAAGATATCAAAAGTTGCCTAG ATGATATTGAGTTTGGAGGACCGTCACCTCTTACTGCAGCATTCCTGTTATCTCTTGGAGGTCTGCGTAATGATGCTA GTAACATTTGCTGGATGGCAAACTTTCACTTTCACCAAAGATTAATTCTTATTTCTGATGGAAGACCAACAGATTTTACCATTATTTCTGCTGATGACACTCCTGTAATGGAAACGGATGAG GCTAAAGGTCATTTGCTACAAATTACGGAAAAAATAGGTAGAGTTCATCCAATATTCTGTATTCCGATTGGAAGCAATCCTAATTTG ACAATATTGGAATTTATCAGTGGGCAGTCAAAAGGAGGAAAAATTATTCGTTACCATGATGCAATGCAATTGGGAAAATGTTCCTATAATCTg AGAGCTGCTTCTGTGATGTTGCAAACGATGAAAAATGATTGCCACGACAAAGAACGTATTGTAACGTCGCTTGCCCTTCATGTTCCTTACACTGCGTTCACTGAAAAAGACAAG GAAGACATCTTTGAAATGTGCACCAGAAAGacattattttgttcatatGTTGAGCAAAAAGTAGAGTCCGGCGAAGAAACAGACTTGTTAATAGAAAGAAATCCTATAATGCCTTGTTTAGGATCAAGGGTTAGGCGTGGGCGGGACTGGAAGTGGGATAATCAGGACAATATGGGACCTGGTACAGTAATAGGGCATCATATAAAAG ATGGGTGGTTACACGTGGAATGGGATACAAGTGCGATCAGTAGTTACAGGTATGGATATTCCCGTGCAGAGTTGAATAAATATGACGTCAGAGTGTGCCATGAACCAAGAATTTTGGAGAACGAAATGATTGCCACGGGCTGTCTTGTCACTAGAG GAACAGACTGGGAATGGGACGACCAAGATGGCGGTGCTGGAAATATTGGATCGGTGATTTCAGTTCAAAGCACCGGAATTGTCTTC gttCGTTGGCGAAATGGCTTTATAAGTCAATATAGATTTGGATGTCATGGAAAATTTGACCTTACGATTTG TGATCCATTCTCAGAAGAGTCCATCGATTATCTCAAAGAGCAAGTACGCAACGCTGCCCTTAATTACCCAAACGGAGATCAAGAAAGTTTCA GTGATGCATTGGGTTTACCTAGTAACAGACCAGCAATATCAGAAAAGGCACAAAGTGTTGATACGTTAACTAAACCAATATTACACGTTGTCAAAGGAAAGTACTTTAAGAATAGCGAGGGGGTTGACAAAATAACACCAGAAAATCGAAGAGGTAGACCAATGAATCAATGGTTCTGGAAAGATGACAAAGGGAAATGGAATCCATATTCGATAGAAATGAATGACAGAATAAACGAATGTTACAAACGTGACCCAAAGTCAACTGTTGTTGTCACGGTCCAGGATCAGTC
- the LOC128176137 gene encoding uncharacterized protein LOC128176137 isoform X4: protein MVPITMAERIETSNILWQEQAEVEARKNRDLRCQHGSGPSNIFILDISSSIGDEGVRQMKEAFTTIIDEYSKHPDIDENVAVIICGRETKFLRYFSNQYEDIKSCLDDIEFGGPSPLTAAFLLSLGGLRNDASNICWMANFHFHQRLILISDGRPTDFTIISADDTPVMETDEAKGHLLQITEKIGRVHPIFCIPIGSNPNLTILEFISGQSKGGKIIRYHDAMQLGKCSYNLRAASVMLQTMKNDCHDKERIVTSLALHVPYTAFTEKDKEDIFEMCTRKTLFCSYVEQKVESGEETDLLIERNPIMPCLGSRVRRGRDWKWDNQDNMGPGTVIGHHIKDGWLHVEWDTSAISSYRYGYSRAELNKYDVRVCHEPRILENEMIATGCLVTRGTDWEWDDQDGGAGNIGSVISVQSTGIVFVRWRNGFISQYRFGCHGKFDLTICDPFSEESIDYLKEQVRNAALNYPNGDQESFSEGDALGLPSNRPAISEKAQSVDTLTKPILHVVKGKYFKNSEGVDKITPENRRGRPMNQWFWKDDKGKWNPYSIEMNDRINECYKRDPKSTVVVTVQDQSYRVVMSKSLHINLTTKEESEVKLVKNGANL, encoded by the exons atg GTTCCAATTACTATGGCAGAGCGAATAGAAACGTCCAACATTCTCTGGCAGGAACAGGCAGAAGTTGAAGCCCGAAAAA ATCGCGATTTGCGTTGTCAACATGGCAGTGGTCCATCTAATATCTTCATTTTGGATATATCTTCAAGTATTGGGGATGAAGGTGTTCGGCAAATGAAGGAGGCCTTTACTACTATCATTGATG AGTATTCAAAACATCCAGACATTGACGAGAACGTAGCAGTCATAATTTGTGGACGAGAAACCAAGTTTCTACGTTACTTTTCTAACCAATATGAAGATATCAAAAGTTGCCTAG ATGATATTGAGTTTGGAGGACCGTCACCTCTTACTGCAGCATTCCTGTTATCTCTTGGAGGTCTGCGTAATGATGCTA GTAACATTTGCTGGATGGCAAACTTTCACTTTCACCAAAGATTAATTCTTATTTCTGATGGAAGACCAACAGATTTTACCATTATTTCTGCTGATGACACTCCTGTAATGGAAACGGATGAG GCTAAAGGTCATTTGCTACAAATTACGGAAAAAATAGGTAGAGTTCATCCAATATTCTGTATTCCGATTGGAAGCAATCCTAATTTG ACAATATTGGAATTTATCAGTGGGCAGTCAAAAGGAGGAAAAATTATTCGTTACCATGATGCAATGCAATTGGGAAAATGTTCCTATAATCTg AGAGCTGCTTCTGTGATGTTGCAAACGATGAAAAATGATTGCCACGACAAAGAACGTATTGTAACGTCGCTTGCCCTTCATGTTCCTTACACTGCGTTCACTGAAAAAGACAAG GAAGACATCTTTGAAATGTGCACCAGAAAGacattattttgttcatatGTTGAGCAAAAAGTAGAGTCCGGCGAAGAAACAGACTTGTTAATAGAAAGAAATCCTATAATGCCTTGTTTAGGATCAAGGGTTAGGCGTGGGCGGGACTGGAAGTGGGATAATCAGGACAATATGGGACCTGGTACAGTAATAGGGCATCATATAAAAG ATGGGTGGTTACACGTGGAATGGGATACAAGTGCGATCAGTAGTTACAGGTATGGATATTCCCGTGCAGAGTTGAATAAATATGACGTCAGAGTGTGCCATGAACCAAGAATTTTGGAGAACGAAATGATTGCCACGGGCTGTCTTGTCACTAGAG GAACAGACTGGGAATGGGACGACCAAGATGGCGGTGCTGGAAATATTGGATCGGTGATTTCAGTTCAAAGCACCGGAATTGTCTTC gttCGTTGGCGAAATGGCTTTATAAGTCAATATAGATTTGGATGTCATGGAAAATTTGACCTTACGATTTG TGATCCATTCTCAGAAGAGTCCATCGATTATCTCAAAGAGCAAGTACGCAACGCTGCCCTTAATTACCCAAACGGAGATCAAGAAAGTTTCAGTGAGG GTGATGCATTGGGTTTACCTAGTAACAGACCAGCAATATCAGAAAAGGCACAAAGTGTTGATACGTTAACTAAACCAATATTACACGTTGTCAAAGGAAAGTACTTTAAGAATAGCGAGGGGGTTGACAAAATAACACCAGAAAATCGAAGAGGTAGACCAATGAATCAATGGTTCTGGAAAGATGACAAAGGGAAATGGAATCCATATTCGATAGAAATGAATGACAGAATAAACGAATGTTACAAACGTGACCCAAAGTCAACTGTTGTTGTCACGGTCCAGGATCAGTC